One region of Vigna angularis cultivar LongXiaoDou No.4 chromosome 10, ASM1680809v1, whole genome shotgun sequence genomic DNA includes:
- the LOC108334602 gene encoding 60S ribosomal protein L15-1, protein MGAYKYVSELWRKKQSDVMRFLQRVRCWEYRQQPSIVRLTRPTRPDKARRLGYKAKQGYVVYRVRVRRGGRKRPVPKGIVYGKPTNQGVTQLKFQRSKRSVAEERAGRKLGGLRVLNSYWVNEDSTYKYFEIILVDVAHGAIRNDPRINWLCNPVHKHRELRGLTSAGKSNRGLRGRGHLYHKARPSRRATWKRNNTLSLRRYR, encoded by the exons ATGG GTGCCTACAAGTATGTTTCAGAGCTATGGCGCAAGAAGCAGTCAGATGTTATGCGCTTTTTGCAGCGGGTGAGGTGCTGGGAGTACAGGCAGCAGCCCTCCATTGTTCGTTTGACCAGGCCAACCCGCCCTGACAAGGCTCGTCGCTTGGGCTATAAGGCTAAGCAG GGTTACGTTGTGTACCGTGTTCGTGTGCGTAGAGGTGGCAGAAAGAGACCAGTGCCCAAAGGTATTGTTTATGGTAAGCCAACAAACCAGGGTGTTACTCAATTAAAATTCCAGCGTAGCAAGAGGTCTGTTGCTGAGGAGCGAGCTGGACGGAAGCTGGGTGGACTTAGGGTCCTCAACTCTTATTGGGTGAACGAG GACTCGACTTACAAGTACTTCGAGATCATTCTGGTAGATGTTGCCCATGGTGCTATTAGAAATGATCCCAGAATCAATTGGCTCTGCAATCCAGTGCATAAGCACAGGGAGCTGCGTGGGCTTACCTCTGCAGGGAAAAGCAACAGGGGTTTACGTGGCAGAGGACATCTGTACCACAAGGCTCGTCCATCCCGCAGGGCAACCTGGAAGAGGAACAACACCCTGTCACTTCGCCGCTATCGTTAA